In one window of Cololabis saira isolate AMF1-May2022 chromosome 23, fColSai1.1, whole genome shotgun sequence DNA:
- the LOC133424454 gene encoding zinc finger protein 239-like isoform X1 has product MRRLLLAGAGTAATAMPEGKVKNPGKRSRKPAKMDLREELDMNHKGSPERHCCDDCEQVFANSSNLKKHKKTQTVDKPYSCDQCGTAFAQKGNLKQHQRIHTGEKPYRCDQCGAAFAASSNLKIHKRIHTGEKPYGCDQCGAAFVQQGKLKQHQRIHTGEKPYGCDLCGASFAQQSALRSHQRIHTGEKPFSCDQCGAAFARQSHLRSHQRTHTGEKPYRCDQCGASFSDSSGLRVHQRIHTGEKPYRCDQCVAAFASKAALRNHQCIHTGERPYRCDQCVAAFTQKGALRSHQRIHTGEKPYLCDQCGAAFAHQGALRSHRRIHTGEKPYRCDQCGATFPYQSSLRYHQHIHTGEKPYRCDQCGVAFSQSSHLRRHQRIHTG; this is encoded by the exons ATGCGCCGCCTCCTGCTGGCGGGAGCTGGTACTGCAGCCACCGCG ATGCCGGAGGGGAAGGTGAAGAATCCCGGGAAACGCAGCAGGAAACCGGCCAAGATGGACCTGCGGGAGGAGCTGGACATG aatcataaaggaaGCCCCGAAAGACACTGCTGTGATGATTGTGAGCAAGTCTTCGCCAATTCATCAAACCTGAAGAAgcataagaaaactcaaactgtTGATAAACcgtacagctgtgatcagtgtggaacgGCTTTTGCCCAAAAAGGTAACCTAAAgcaacaccaacgtattcacactggagaaaagccttacagatgtgatcagtgtggagcggcttttgccgcaTCAAGTAATTTAAAGATTCataaacgtattcacactggagaaaagccttacggatgtgatcagtgtggagcggcttttgtcCAACAAGGTAAACTAAAGCAAcaccagcgtattcacactggagaaaagccttacggATGTGATCTGTGCGGGGCGTCTTTTGCCCAGCAAAGTGCTTtaaggagtcaccaacgtattcacactggagaaaagcctttcagctgtgatcagtgtggagcggcttttgcccgtcAAAGTCACCtaaggagtcaccaacgtactcacactggagaaaagccttacagatgtgatcagtgtggagcttCTTTTAGCGACTCAAGTGGTCTCAGAGtccaccaacgtattcacactggagaaaagccttacagatgtgatcagtgtgtaGCAGCTTTTGCCAGTAAAGCTGCTTTAAGGAATCACCaatgtattcacactggagaaaggccttacagatgtgatcagtgtgtaGCGGCTTTTACCCAAAAAGGTGCTTtaaggagtcaccaacgtattcacactggagaaaagccttacttatgtgatcagtgtggagcggcttttgcccatcaAGGTGCTTTAAGGAGTCAccgacgtattcacactggagaaaagccttacagatgtgatcagtgtggagcgactTTTCCCTATCAAAGTTCTTTAAGGTATCACCAacatattcacactggagaaaagccctacagatgtgatcagtgtggagtggcTTTCAGCCAATCAAGTCATCTAAggagacaccaacgtattcacactggataa
- the LOC133424454 gene encoding zinc finger protein 239-like isoform X2 has product MDDSKMPEGKVKNPGKRSRKPAKMDLREELDMNHKGSPERHCCDDCEQVFANSSNLKKHKKTQTVDKPYSCDQCGTAFAQKGNLKQHQRIHTGEKPYRCDQCGAAFAASSNLKIHKRIHTGEKPYGCDQCGAAFVQQGKLKQHQRIHTGEKPYGCDLCGASFAQQSALRSHQRIHTGEKPFSCDQCGAAFARQSHLRSHQRTHTGEKPYRCDQCGASFSDSSGLRVHQRIHTGEKPYRCDQCVAAFASKAALRNHQCIHTGERPYRCDQCVAAFTQKGALRSHQRIHTGEKPYLCDQCGAAFAHQGALRSHRRIHTGEKPYRCDQCGATFPYQSSLRYHQHIHTGEKPYRCDQCGVAFSQSSHLRRHQRIHTG; this is encoded by the exons ATGGACGACAGCAAG ATGCCGGAGGGGAAGGTGAAGAATCCCGGGAAACGCAGCAGGAAACCGGCCAAGATGGACCTGCGGGAGGAGCTGGACATG aatcataaaggaaGCCCCGAAAGACACTGCTGTGATGATTGTGAGCAAGTCTTCGCCAATTCATCAAACCTGAAGAAgcataagaaaactcaaactgtTGATAAACcgtacagctgtgatcagtgtggaacgGCTTTTGCCCAAAAAGGTAACCTAAAgcaacaccaacgtattcacactggagaaaagccttacagatgtgatcagtgtggagcggcttttgccgcaTCAAGTAATTTAAAGATTCataaacgtattcacactggagaaaagccttacggatgtgatcagtgtggagcggcttttgtcCAACAAGGTAAACTAAAGCAAcaccagcgtattcacactggagaaaagccttacggATGTGATCTGTGCGGGGCGTCTTTTGCCCAGCAAAGTGCTTtaaggagtcaccaacgtattcacactggagaaaagcctttcagctgtgatcagtgtggagcggcttttgcccgtcAAAGTCACCtaaggagtcaccaacgtactcacactggagaaaagccttacagatgtgatcagtgtggagcttCTTTTAGCGACTCAAGTGGTCTCAGAGtccaccaacgtattcacactggagaaaagccttacagatgtgatcagtgtgtaGCAGCTTTTGCCAGTAAAGCTGCTTTAAGGAATCACCaatgtattcacactggagaaaggccttacagatgtgatcagtgtgtaGCGGCTTTTACCCAAAAAGGTGCTTtaaggagtcaccaacgtattcacactggagaaaagccttacttatgtgatcagtgtggagcggcttttgcccatcaAGGTGCTTTAAGGAGTCAccgacgtattcacactggagaaaagccttacagatgtgatcagtgtggagcgactTTTCCCTATCAAAGTTCTTTAAGGTATCACCAacatattcacactggagaaaagccctacagatgtgatcagtgtggagtggcTTTCAGCCAATCAAGTCATCTAAggagacaccaacgtattcacactggataa
- the LOC133424454 gene encoding zinc finger protein 239-like isoform X3, producing MPEGKVKNPGKRSRKPAKMDLREELDMNHKGSPERHCCDDCEQVFANSSNLKKHKKTQTVDKPYSCDQCGTAFAQKGNLKQHQRIHTGEKPYRCDQCGAAFAASSNLKIHKRIHTGEKPYGCDQCGAAFVQQGKLKQHQRIHTGEKPYGCDLCGASFAQQSALRSHQRIHTGEKPFSCDQCGAAFARQSHLRSHQRTHTGEKPYRCDQCGASFSDSSGLRVHQRIHTGEKPYRCDQCVAAFASKAALRNHQCIHTGERPYRCDQCVAAFTQKGALRSHQRIHTGEKPYLCDQCGAAFAHQGALRSHRRIHTGEKPYRCDQCGATFPYQSSLRYHQHIHTGEKPYRCDQCGVAFSQSSHLRRHQRIHTG from the exons ATGCCGGAGGGGAAGGTGAAGAATCCCGGGAAACGCAGCAGGAAACCGGCCAAGATGGACCTGCGGGAGGAGCTGGACATG aatcataaaggaaGCCCCGAAAGACACTGCTGTGATGATTGTGAGCAAGTCTTCGCCAATTCATCAAACCTGAAGAAgcataagaaaactcaaactgtTGATAAACcgtacagctgtgatcagtgtggaacgGCTTTTGCCCAAAAAGGTAACCTAAAgcaacaccaacgtattcacactggagaaaagccttacagatgtgatcagtgtggagcggcttttgccgcaTCAAGTAATTTAAAGATTCataaacgtattcacactggagaaaagccttacggatgtgatcagtgtggagcggcttttgtcCAACAAGGTAAACTAAAGCAAcaccagcgtattcacactggagaaaagccttacggATGTGATCTGTGCGGGGCGTCTTTTGCCCAGCAAAGTGCTTtaaggagtcaccaacgtattcacactggagaaaagcctttcagctgtgatcagtgtggagcggcttttgcccgtcAAAGTCACCtaaggagtcaccaacgtactcacactggagaaaagccttacagatgtgatcagtgtggagcttCTTTTAGCGACTCAAGTGGTCTCAGAGtccaccaacgtattcacactggagaaaagccttacagatgtgatcagtgtgtaGCAGCTTTTGCCAGTAAAGCTGCTTTAAGGAATCACCaatgtattcacactggagaaaggccttacagatgtgatcagtgtgtaGCGGCTTTTACCCAAAAAGGTGCTTtaaggagtcaccaacgtattcacactggagaaaagccttacttatgtgatcagtgtggagcggcttttgcccatcaAGGTGCTTTAAGGAGTCAccgacgtattcacactggagaaaagccttacagatgtgatcagtgtggagcgactTTTCCCTATCAAAGTTCTTTAAGGTATCACCAacatattcacactggagaaaagccctacagatgtgatcagtgtggagtggcTTTCAGCCAATCAAGTCATCTAAggagacaccaacgtattcacactggataa
- the LOC133424454 gene encoding zinc finger protein 665-like isoform X4, whose protein sequence is MDDSKNHKGSPERHCCDDCEQVFANSSNLKKHKKTQTVDKPYSCDQCGTAFAQKGNLKQHQRIHTGEKPYRCDQCGAAFAASSNLKIHKRIHTGEKPYGCDQCGAAFVQQGKLKQHQRIHTGEKPYGCDLCGASFAQQSALRSHQRIHTGEKPFSCDQCGAAFARQSHLRSHQRTHTGEKPYRCDQCGASFSDSSGLRVHQRIHTGEKPYRCDQCVAAFASKAALRNHQCIHTGERPYRCDQCVAAFTQKGALRSHQRIHTGEKPYLCDQCGAAFAHQGALRSHRRIHTGEKPYRCDQCGATFPYQSSLRYHQHIHTGEKPYRCDQCGVAFSQSSHLRRHQRIHTG, encoded by the exons ATGGACGACAGCAAG aatcataaaggaaGCCCCGAAAGACACTGCTGTGATGATTGTGAGCAAGTCTTCGCCAATTCATCAAACCTGAAGAAgcataagaaaactcaaactgtTGATAAACcgtacagctgtgatcagtgtggaacgGCTTTTGCCCAAAAAGGTAACCTAAAgcaacaccaacgtattcacactggagaaaagccttacagatgtgatcagtgtggagcggcttttgccgcaTCAAGTAATTTAAAGATTCataaacgtattcacactggagaaaagccttacggatgtgatcagtgtggagcggcttttgtcCAACAAGGTAAACTAAAGCAAcaccagcgtattcacactggagaaaagccttacggATGTGATCTGTGCGGGGCGTCTTTTGCCCAGCAAAGTGCTTtaaggagtcaccaacgtattcacactggagaaaagcctttcagctgtgatcagtgtggagcggcttttgcccgtcAAAGTCACCtaaggagtcaccaacgtactcacactggagaaaagccttacagatgtgatcagtgtggagcttCTTTTAGCGACTCAAGTGGTCTCAGAGtccaccaacgtattcacactggagaaaagccttacagatgtgatcagtgtgtaGCAGCTTTTGCCAGTAAAGCTGCTTTAAGGAATCACCaatgtattcacactggagaaaggccttacagatgtgatcagtgtgtaGCGGCTTTTACCCAAAAAGGTGCTTtaaggagtcaccaacgtattcacactggagaaaagccttacttatgtgatcagtgtggagcggcttttgcccatcaAGGTGCTTTAAGGAGTCAccgacgtattcacactggagaaaagccttacagatgtgatcagtgtggagcgactTTTCCCTATCAAAGTTCTTTAAGGTATCACCAacatattcacactggagaaaagccctacagatgtgatcagtgtggagtggcTTTCAGCCAATCAAGTCATCTAAggagacaccaacgtattcacactggataa